The Kiritimatiellia bacterium sequence AGCCCTGGCCGGCATGGATTTCAAGGGCATATTCCGCCGTTTCGGCTGGCCCAGCGTTTTTATTCCGCACGGCTCTTACGATGTGTTCTGCGGCCGCTACGGCCTGACCGATGAATCCGTGGCCTCGGCTATAATCAAGGCGTTGCGAATGTAGAAATTTTCCGGCGTTTTCCCATGAGCCCCGTGAAAACGAAGAATTCCATAGCCGCGATTGAAAAAATTAATTGGCAAAACGCGAAGGCGCCGCTTCTGATCCGTTGGACCTCCACCAATAGCGCCGGGCCGTGTTCCTACCATGTGCATTCATCCATCATAGAGCTGTATTTTGTGCGGCGCGGGAGCGGCCGGTTTTTAATCGGCAACCGGTTCTATCCTTTTTACAATAATTGCGCTTTGGCCGTTCGCCCGCGCCAAAAACATCAATCGTTTCCGGAACCGCATAAATATCAGCAGGTTATATTGTTAATGGCCGAGCAATCGCTGATTTCCAAGTTCATGTCCAGCCGGCAATTGCAAAAACTGCCGCCTTTGGTTGTGATTAGCGAGCCGGAAATGGAAAAAATCGAGCTCTGGTGCCGGATCATAGCCGGCGAAATACGCCATCCTGAAACAACATGTTCCCAACTGATCGCAAACGACCTGGAAAACATTCTGCTCGTGCTGAAACGGTCCAAACGCGGCATAACGGAAGAACCGATAATTGACAGCCGCATTCGCAAAGCAATTGACATAATTGAGGCCAACTGTTCCAGGCATTTACCCGTGAATGACGTGGCCGCCGCAGTGGCCATGTCGCCCAGCCACTTGAGCCATTGTTTCACGCAACAAGTCAAAATGAGCATCAAGCAATACCAACTCAAATGCCGCATAGCCCTTGCGCAACAACGGCTTGAAACCGACTGCGCGATGAAAATGTCGACGCTGTCGGACCAGTTGGGATTCAGCGATTTATCCGCGTTCATGCGGCATTTTAAACACTTTGCCGGCATGACCCCGGGCGATTATCGCCGCATGGCGCGACTGAACCGCACTTCATAAAAAGGCGCTTTCAAGGAAGCATCTTTTGCAGGAAACGCCATAAAAATCGCAGGATCAGCTATAGACATCCATCAGCATTTCCCCTTAAATAGCCGCAGATATATGCCATGCTTGGCTTTCCCGGAAAAGGGAATAGTGCACAATCAATCCCATCAAAGAGGACAAATCAAACTATGAAAAAAACTCTGGCAGTGCGCGGAGGAAAACCCGTCCGAACGAAACCGTTCCCATCCTGGCCGGTGATCGCCAAGGAAGACACGAAAGGCCTGATAAAAGTCTTTGAAAGCGGA is a genomic window containing:
- a CDS encoding AraC family transcriptional regulator gives rise to the protein MSPVKTKNSIAAIEKINWQNAKAPLLIRWTSTNSAGPCSYHVHSSIIELYFVRRGSGRFLIGNRFYPFYNNCALAVRPRQKHQSFPEPHKYQQVILLMAEQSLISKFMSSRQLQKLPPLVVISEPEMEKIELWCRIIAGEIRHPETTCSQLIANDLENILLVLKRSKRGITEEPIIDSRIRKAIDIIEANCSRHLPVNDVAAAVAMSPSHLSHCFTQQVKMSIKQYQLKCRIALAQQRLETDCAMKMSTLSDQLGFSDLSAFMRHFKHFAGMTPGDYRRMARLNRTS